The stretch of DNA CAGCTTTATCTTTAGGGTTTTCGGCTAACTTTGCTTGAGCGGCTTCAAAGGATTTCCAGTCAAACAGGTTAGCAATTTTAGATTTTCTCATAAATTTAGTGACTTGTTTAGTTTTATATAAAAATTATAGCTTGTTATAGACAAGCTATCTTACGTAATTCTATTAGGAATTGGCGAGAAGAAATTGGGTTGTTTGATTTGTTGTAGTTTAAGGGAGTTTTACTTTCCTTTTTTTAGAAAAAAAGAGCTGAAAACCCCATAAAACATAGTATTCGGGTATACAATAATATATTTTTTTTTTTACAAAAAAAAGTTTTTCTGTTTAAAATCTAAGATCGTGTATGTAGCTTTTATTAATAGTTTGAAATAAAAAATAAGTTGTATTTATATTTGTTTAGTGAGATTGCTTCTAAACGATGACATAGAACCACAAAATCGGGGAGAAGGCTGTTCCGTAATAAGGTTTGTATTTTGATAGCCCAAAAGGATATTGTAAACTGTATAGAGGATTTTAAGTAGCTATTCAGCTTCTTTTTTCAATTAGAATCATCCAATGATAAAAAAAGTTGCTGTGTCAAAATTTTACAGGAATTGTCAAATAATCAGCGTAGTTAACCTAAATGAATCGTTAAAAAATAAAAAATCACCTCTATTGCAACTTTATTTGCTTTAGTTCTGTTCTTAGTCTTTAAACTTAATTTCTAGATGAAAAAATTAGATCTATGAGGGCGGTTGCTACAAAAGAAAAAACAACTAAAAAGATTAAGGATGTCCAATCAACTCAACCCAAAAAAATACAGTTTGTAGAATTTGTGGTTTTGATGGCAATGATGATGTCTTTGACCGCTTTGTCTATTGATGCCATGCTGCCAGCTTTATCCATTATTGGAGATGATTTGGGCGTTCAGAATCCGAATGACAACCAATTGACGATTTCTTCTTTATTTTTAGGCTTAGCCTTTGGTCAGTTGATTTATGGCCCCATTTCAGACAGTACGGGACGAAAAACACCACTTTATGGTGGCTTGTTGATTTTTATATTGGGGAGTCTAATTTCTATTTTTTCCACCAGTTTGACGAGCATGATTATTGGTAGAACGATTCAAGGATTTGGCTTAGCGAGCCCAAGGACGGTTAGCTTGGCCATGATAAGAGATCAATTTAAGGGGCGAGAAATGGCAAAAGTAATGTCCTTTGTGATGATGATTTTTATTCTAGTTCCTACCTTAGCACCAGGAGTTGGACAACTAATTTTATATCTTGCCGATTGGAAAGCTATTTTTATCTTTATTGGCTTTATGGCTTTGGGAATTTTAATTTGGTTTGCTACTCGTATGCACGAAACCTTAGCGGTCGAAGAACAAATTCCTTTTTCATTTAAGAGAATACAGGATTCTATTGTTGAAATTTGTACCAATAAAATCGCATTGGGGTATACCTTGACAGCAGGATTAGTTTCTAGTGCATTTATTGGTTTTTTAAACTCTGCTCAACAGGTTTTTCAAGACCAATATAATTTAGGGACAAAATTCCCCATTTATTTTGCTGTTTTAGCCATGTCGATAGGAGTGGCTTCTTTTGTCAATGGGAAATTAGTAATGCGCTACGGTACGCAACGAATGGTCAAAACGGCTATAACAGGTTTGGTCGGAATTGCATTGTTTTTTATTGGATTAGTACCCAATTTAGAAGGAACAATGCCACTGTGGTTGACCATGGGATATTTGGTTGCTACGCTATTTTGTATAGGGATTTTATTTGGAAACTTAAATAGCATGGCGATGGAACCTTTGGGACACATTGCTGGAATTGGTTCTGCTATTGTTGGTTCGCTGTCAACATTTATAGCGGTAGGAATTGGAACAATCATTGGCTTGCAATACGATGGTACGCTAATCCCTATTATTTATGGGTTTGCTCTTTCAGGAGGGGCGAGTTGGCTGTTAATTTTTAGAATAGGAGCGATCAAAGGAAATTGATTCGTTAGTGTTTTTTTAGCCACTGCTCTAAGCTTTGTTGAGTGGCATCATCTAAAACAATACCAGTAGCAGGAAGGTAATGAAATTGTTTTTGAAGGCATTTTTTAAGCTCCAAATCTGTAACGGTTATTTTCTTAAAATTTGCCACATCCCAAATTTGTAAATAGACTTGATCCTTAAAAATGCGTTTAAATTCTTCTGGATCATCTTTATCCGCTTGATAGGTTTCATAATAGGTGCGAGTCAAAATATCTTTACTAGTATTTTGATCTAGCTGGGTTAACCAACTTTGGGTAGCCCCATTTCCGCCTTCTGCATAATAATCGGTTGCCAACTCTATGGTTTGTATGAATTGTTGAGATTGGTGATTGTAAACTAAACCATAGATAACATTTTGTTGCATAGCTTGGTCATACACTCTAAGGATTAAGACTTCTTGTGCTTCGGTGATGGGATAACGATAACTGGCAAAATAGGTTTTGTCTTCTGTATCTAATGTCAAATGCTGTTCCAATAATAAAACGAGCTGAGGCTCCAATAGACTACCTTTGAAGGGATAGATACTTTGAGCGGAGTAGTTGCCTGTTTCCTGTGGACCGTCAGTGTAAACATGGAGCAAATTAAAATCTACGAGCTGGAATTTAGTTCGTAAGGAGCTGAATGGATTGGTGTTTTGGGCAACAGTGTATTGATGAGCGAGTAAGATCAATAACAGCAAAAAGGAATACTTTGTAGGCATTTGAAGGCATTTAGGTTTTTAATACCTATAAATATAACAAATAGTTAAGTATAAGACAAAATTAATAAAATAGGTCTAAACTCAATTAAACGTTAAACCTTAGCTATAAAGAAGGTTGCTATGTTTTTTAGCTCCTGAGACCTTTTCTAAAAACATAGCAACTTCGTACCTAAAGTGGTTCTAATTATCCTTTAAAGCCTTTTCCTTGGGCAAGCATTTCGGCATAAGCCTTGGCAAAGTAAGTCAAAATAACATCTGCTCCTGCTCGTTTGATCGACATTAACATCTCAGGCATTGCCTTTTCAAAATCCAACCAACCATTTTGACAAGCAGCAATAAGCATGGCACATTCTCCACTAACATTATAAGCTGCAATAGGGACATCACAGTTTTCTTTGAGGAGGTGAATGATATCCAAATAGGGCAAGGCAGGTTTTACCATTAGATAATCTGCTCCCTCTTGCATGTCTAATTGTGCTTCCAACAGGGCTTCCTGCTTGTTGGCTGGGTTCATCTGATAGGTTTTTTTATCGCCTGC from Aureispira anguillae encodes:
- a CDS encoding multidrug effflux MFS transporter is translated as MAMMMSLTALSIDAMLPALSIIGDDLGVQNPNDNQLTISSLFLGLAFGQLIYGPISDSTGRKTPLYGGLLIFILGSLISIFSTSLTSMIIGRTIQGFGLASPRTVSLAMIRDQFKGREMAKVMSFVMMIFILVPTLAPGVGQLILYLADWKAIFIFIGFMALGILIWFATRMHETLAVEEQIPFSFKRIQDSIVEICTNKIALGYTLTAGLVSSAFIGFLNSAQQVFQDQYNLGTKFPIYFAVLAMSIGVASFVNGKLVMRYGTQRMVKTAITGLVGIALFFIGLVPNLEGTMPLWLTMGYLVATLFCIGILFGNLNSMAMEPLGHIAGIGSAIVGSLSTFIAVGIGTIIGLQYDGTLIPIIYGFALSGGASWLLIFRIGAIKGN